A genomic stretch from Anaerolinea thermophila UNI-1 includes:
- a CDS encoding TetR/AcrR family transcriptional regulator, whose protein sequence is MQQRSEETRQKILQAAEALFAQKGYDATGVADLCEACGVSKGAFYHHFPTKQAVFLALLEDWLRQLDEQLQKTLSGHPNIPEGLIDLAKSTDAIFAASNTRARIFLEFWIQATRQPEIWQATVAPYHRYVERFTQLIRQSEIQGDLSLKKDIDPQIVARTILALALGMLLQAFFDPQGENWSQVTGKSIEWLFEALQKGGEK, encoded by the coding sequence ATGCAACAACGAAGTGAAGAAACTCGTCAAAAAATTTTACAGGCAGCCGAGGCGTTATTTGCCCAGAAAGGGTACGATGCCACTGGTGTAGCCGACCTTTGCGAAGCATGTGGAGTCAGCAAAGGTGCCTTTTACCATCATTTTCCCACCAAGCAAGCGGTATTTCTGGCTTTGCTGGAAGACTGGTTAAGACAACTGGATGAACAATTACAAAAAACGCTCAGTGGTCATCCCAACATTCCCGAGGGATTGATTGATCTTGCGAAATCCACCGACGCAATCTTTGCAGCTTCGAATACCCGAGCACGAATTTTCCTCGAATTCTGGATTCAAGCCACCAGACAACCTGAAATCTGGCAAGCTACCGTTGCCCCCTATCACCGTTATGTAGAACGCTTCACGCAACTTATCCGACAGAGTGAAATTCAGGGGGATCTTTCTCTGAAAAAGGATATTGACCCTCAAATAGTCGCCCGTACCATCCTTGCTCTGGCATTAGGGATGCTTTTACAAGCATTCTTCGACCCACAGGGAGAAAATTGGAGCCAGGTTACCGGAAAAAGCATTGAGTGGTTATTTGAGGCGCTTCAAAAAGGAGGCGAAAAATGA
- a CDS encoding SDR family oxidoreductase — MNLVTGATGHLGNVLVRELVSRSEPVRALVLPGEDLRSLEGLPIEIVEGNVLDLPSLISACQGVDTVFHLAGLVSILEEHEPILRKVNVEGTRNVIQAVLQTGVRRLVYTSSIHALTRPPHGVLIQEDLPFDPQNPAGAYDRTKAEASILVLEAVQRDGLDAVIVCPTGVIGPYDYRRSEVGEMILNWMTSRLDYIVKGGFDFVDVRDVARGHILARDYGIKGHTYILGGEQISVTQLRALVKEIRGLFAPALEFPKAIAFWFASLAEIYYKVTHTRPKFTRYSIETLLSNSQISIQRAKTELGYAPRKLSETLRDTIAWWLEHFRKTRKSVRI, encoded by the coding sequence ATGAATCTGGTTACCGGCGCAACAGGACATTTGGGAAACGTACTGGTCAGGGAATTGGTTTCCCGTAGTGAACCCGTGAGAGCCCTGGTCTTACCCGGTGAAGACCTTCGTTCTCTGGAAGGTTTACCGATTGAAATTGTTGAAGGGAATGTTCTGGATCTCCCCTCACTGATTTCAGCCTGTCAGGGCGTGGACACAGTGTTTCATCTGGCAGGACTTGTTTCTATACTGGAAGAACATGAACCGATTCTGCGGAAAGTGAACGTTGAAGGCACCCGCAACGTGATTCAAGCCGTTCTTCAGACCGGGGTACGACGTTTGGTATACACCAGTTCTATCCATGCACTTACCCGTCCGCCTCATGGAGTCCTCATTCAAGAAGACTTGCCTTTTGATCCACAAAATCCGGCTGGCGCCTACGATCGTACAAAAGCAGAAGCCTCTATTCTGGTACTGGAAGCCGTCCAAAGGGACGGATTGGATGCTGTGATTGTCTGCCCCACAGGAGTGATTGGACCTTACGACTACCGTCGTTCAGAGGTAGGAGAGATGATTTTAAACTGGATGACCTCCAGACTGGATTATATTGTGAAGGGTGGCTTTGACTTTGTGGACGTACGCGATGTAGCAAGAGGACATATCCTGGCTCGTGATTATGGTATCAAAGGGCATACGTACATTCTCGGGGGAGAACAGATTTCTGTTACACAACTGCGAGCGTTGGTTAAGGAAATACGCGGATTGTTTGCTCCAGCACTCGAATTTCCGAAAGCCATAGCGTTTTGGTTCGCCTCTCTGGCAGAAATTTACTACAAAGTCACGCATACCCGCCCGAAGTTCACCCGTTACTCCATAGAAACGTTGTTGAGTAACTCTCAAATCAGTATCCAGCGGGCAAAAACTGAGTTGGGTTATGCGCCAAGAAAACTATCGGAGACCTTGCGAGACACTATCGCATGGTGGCTGGAACATTTCCGAAAAACGCGTAAATCGGTTCGAATATAA
- a CDS encoding MFS transporter: MIKKTSARLVYLILSGGNTLADTIMFTVNMVYFVEIIGLSPLQLVLVGTVLEGAILLFEIPTGVLADTIGRKVSIVTGWFIMAGGFLLVGIVPELWAVFIGQVLWGLGYTFTSGATEAWLADEIGEDLVGKINIESGQINRILGLIGSAISVAIASVALNLPIVIGGLMYLFLAVFLLFTMPETQFTPRYKSSKSLETPFQSFIQTFQEGVKAVGKSPILLALLLVELFIGAASEGYDRLSSAHLLKNFQIPPIGALQPVVWFGILNITGSLASFSTTAMFRKKLEVISQSYQLAARYLVLLHSLGIAMVVMLALTGNFYAAIAAILVKGVMGALIFPLYNAWLVQNILPTTRATVISIVGQANAFGQVVGGPGIGAVGNRSLRLAILLTALLSIPALPLYTSAQKKQTVFSPESTR; the protein is encoded by the coding sequence ATGATTAAAAAAACCTCCGCAAGACTGGTTTACCTGATCTTAAGTGGTGGAAATACTCTGGCGGATACCATTATGTTCACGGTGAACATGGTTTACTTCGTAGAAATTATCGGCTTAAGCCCTCTACAACTGGTTCTTGTCGGTACTGTTTTAGAGGGGGCTATCTTGCTATTTGAGATTCCCACCGGTGTGCTTGCTGACACCATTGGTCGAAAGGTTTCCATTGTTACAGGCTGGTTTATTATGGCTGGCGGCTTTCTCCTGGTCGGAATAGTTCCTGAATTGTGGGCGGTTTTCATCGGTCAGGTGCTTTGGGGACTTGGATATACCTTCACCAGTGGCGCTACTGAAGCATGGCTTGCCGACGAAATTGGGGAAGACCTGGTAGGTAAGATTAACATTGAAAGCGGTCAAATCAACCGTATTTTGGGATTAATCGGTTCTGCAATCAGTGTAGCCATTGCCAGTGTAGCATTAAACCTGCCGATTGTGATTGGCGGTTTGATGTACCTCTTTCTGGCAGTGTTTCTCCTCTTTACCATGCCAGAAACACAATTTACCCCGCGTTATAAGTCATCAAAAAGTTTGGAAACCCCATTTCAGTCTTTTATACAAACTTTTCAAGAGGGAGTCAAAGCAGTGGGCAAATCCCCCATCCTGTTAGCCCTCCTGCTGGTAGAACTTTTTATCGGAGCCGCAAGTGAAGGGTATGATCGTCTTTCCAGTGCCCATTTGTTAAAGAATTTTCAGATTCCCCCCATCGGAGCACTTCAGCCGGTTGTTTGGTTTGGCATCCTGAACATCACGGGGTCACTGGCATCCTTTAGCACGACCGCAATGTTCAGAAAGAAACTGGAGGTTATATCCCAATCTTATCAACTAGCGGCCCGATATCTTGTCCTCTTGCACAGTTTGGGTATTGCTATGGTAGTCATGTTGGCACTTACAGGAAATTTTTATGCAGCAATAGCCGCCATTCTAGTCAAAGGAGTAATGGGAGCGTTAATCTTCCCGTTATACAATGCCTGGCTGGTGCAAAATATCCTCCCAACCACACGAGCGACCGTTATCTCCATCGTGGGACAAGCCAACGCCTTTGGACAGGTTGTCGGGGGACCGGGAATCGGTGCTGTGGGTAATCGATCCCTGCGTTTAGCTATTTTATTGACGGCACTCCTGAGCATTCCTGCGCTTCCTCTTTATACATCGGCTCAGAAGAAGCAAACCGTTTTCAGTCCTGAGTCGACCCGATAA
- a CDS encoding iron-containing alcohol dehydrogenase, producing MNVLRRHAGSSLVPLLYDRAIEPLIAEKVIAPLQNQGFSIHPIGIGSPGVLLDTSVELAHEAMEQIPSAASFLIGAGSGVICDLTKWVATQTHLEYALIGTAPSMNAYTSITATITEGEVKISHLLTPPKAVLLDVNILRDAPQEMIWAGWGDLAARAVCNADWRLANFFHGTYFCPFPYELTEKYQNDVFAVASQITQRDLLAFQLFADAILISGYSMTLLNGETSPSSGSEHVLSHFWDFLSHHRGLPKNLHGVQVGIGTLIMLAFYEAFRSVNPHSLQPEKILKHRKSFGRLVDENQRLYGDAATRFNQILEKKYRKDEEILHRVQRVKMQWQFLWEILDPYLTPFEKVKRTFIEAGFPVSLQTIQRNKEEVLEAMIKGPFYRPRYTILDLAWELGVLEDLAEEALKRVFYQTR from the coding sequence GTGAATGTCCTCAGAAGACATGCCGGCTCCTCTCTCGTTCCCCTTCTCTATGACCGCGCGATTGAGCCTCTCATCGCAGAAAAAGTCATTGCCCCATTACAAAACCAGGGCTTTTCTATTCACCCAATTGGGATAGGATCACCGGGTGTACTGCTGGATACCAGTGTTGAGTTAGCCCATGAAGCCATGGAACAAATCCCCTCAGCCGCAAGTTTTCTGATTGGGGCTGGTTCCGGGGTTATTTGCGACTTAACCAAATGGGTTGCGACTCAAACGCACCTTGAGTATGCCCTTATCGGCACAGCCCCTTCTATGAATGCGTACACTTCTATCACGGCTACCATTACAGAAGGCGAAGTAAAAATCAGCCATTTGCTTACCCCCCCAAAGGCAGTTCTGCTTGATGTAAACATCCTGAGAGATGCTCCTCAAGAAATGATTTGGGCTGGTTGGGGAGACTTAGCCGCGAGAGCAGTATGCAATGCAGATTGGAGACTTGCCAATTTTTTCCACGGGACCTATTTTTGCCCCTTCCCTTACGAACTCACCGAAAAATATCAGAACGATGTATTTGCCGTAGCATCCCAAATCACTCAACGCGATTTGTTGGCATTTCAACTCTTTGCTGATGCTATTCTTATCTCCGGTTATTCCATGACGCTTTTGAACGGTGAGACATCGCCTTCCTCCGGCTCAGAACATGTTCTGTCTCATTTTTGGGATTTTCTGAGCCACCACCGCGGACTTCCCAAAAACCTTCATGGGGTGCAGGTGGGTATTGGAACGCTAATCATGCTTGCCTTCTATGAGGCTTTCCGAAGCGTAAATCCCCATTCCCTCCAACCTGAAAAAATTCTCAAACACCGTAAATCTTTTGGAAGACTTGTCGATGAAAACCAACGCCTGTATGGAGACGCTGCCACACGCTTTAACCAGATTCTGGAAAAGAAATATCGAAAGGATGAAGAAATACTCCATCGAGTACAACGAGTGAAAATGCAATGGCAATTCCTGTGGGAGATTCTTGATCCCTATCTCACGCCATTCGAAAAAGTCAAACGTACTTTTATCGAAGCGGGATTTCCTGTGTCCCTGCAAACCATTCAGCGCAACAAGGAGGAAGTGCTCGAAGCCATGATTAAGGGACCTTTTTACCGCCCGCGGTACACAATTCTCGATTTGGCATGGGAATTAGGGGTGCTGGAGGACCTTGCTGAAGAGGCTTTGAAGCGAGTATTTTATCAAACCCGATAA
- the lhgO gene encoding L-2-hydroxyglutarate oxidase, with the protein MSQTFDIAIIGGGIVGLATAMALTQKYPKQSIIVLEAENRLAAHQTGNNSGVIHSGIYYKPGSLKAKNCVEGRTAMYEFCAQHGITHENCGKLIVATEQEELPRLDSLYERGIANGLTGLKKLRAEEIKDYEPHATGIAAIFVPQTGIVDYIGVTNAYAKIVKERDGEIWTGARVIGFQNRGSEFVLSTPKGEVVCRNLINCAGLYSDRVARMCGVNPVVRIIPFRGEYYELVPEKHHLVKNLIYPVPDPRFPFLGVHFTRMVKGGVEAGPNAVLAFKREGYKMGDISLRDLSEFLTFRGFWIMGFKYWQTAVGEFYRSLSKKAFVKALQRLLPELQEEDVHRSGAGVRAQALDPSGKLLDDFSIAEGQRMIHVLNAPSPAATASISIGKTIAEMASKNFSLD; encoded by the coding sequence ATGTCTCAAACGTTTGATATTGCCATCATTGGGGGCGGCATCGTTGGATTAGCCACCGCTATGGCACTCACGCAAAAATACCCCAAGCAATCCATCATCGTTTTAGAAGCAGAAAATCGTCTGGCGGCTCATCAAACAGGGAATAATAGCGGCGTAATTCACTCAGGGATTTACTACAAACCGGGTTCGTTAAAAGCCAAAAATTGCGTAGAAGGACGCACCGCCATGTATGAGTTTTGTGCTCAGCATGGAATTACTCATGAAAACTGTGGAAAGTTGATTGTGGCTACAGAACAAGAAGAATTACCGCGTCTTGACAGTCTCTATGAAAGAGGGATTGCCAACGGACTGACAGGTTTGAAGAAATTACGGGCAGAGGAAATCAAAGATTACGAACCCCACGCAACAGGAATTGCTGCCATTTTCGTTCCACAAACGGGCATTGTGGATTATATTGGAGTGACCAATGCCTATGCGAAAATTGTAAAAGAGAGAGACGGAGAAATTTGGACCGGCGCGCGTGTGATCGGTTTCCAGAACCGAGGAAGTGAATTTGTTCTTTCCACCCCCAAAGGGGAAGTAGTATGCAGAAACCTGATCAACTGCGCCGGTTTATATTCTGATCGGGTTGCAAGAATGTGTGGCGTCAACCCTGTGGTTCGAATTATCCCCTTTCGGGGAGAATATTATGAACTGGTACCCGAAAAACATCACCTTGTGAAAAATCTTATTTACCCTGTGCCCGATCCTCGTTTTCCATTTCTCGGGGTTCATTTCACCCGCATGGTAAAAGGAGGTGTGGAAGCCGGTCCCAATGCTGTGCTTGCCTTCAAGCGGGAAGGGTATAAAATGGGAGACATCTCACTGAGAGACTTGTCGGAGTTTTTGACATTTCGTGGTTTCTGGATTATGGGGTTCAAATACTGGCAAACAGCAGTGGGAGAGTTTTACCGCTCTTTGAGCAAGAAAGCCTTTGTCAAAGCCCTGCAGCGATTGTTGCCCGAATTGCAGGAAGAAGATGTGCACCGTTCTGGCGCAGGCGTGCGCGCCCAAGCCCTGGATCCCTCAGGTAAACTGCTGGACGACTTCAGTATCGCTGAAGGTCAAAGAATGATTCACGTCCTCAACGCCCCTTCTCCTGCAGCTACAGCGTCCATCAGTATTGGTAAAACGATTGCTGAAATGGCATCCAAAAATTTTTCGCTGGATTGA
- a CDS encoding YifB family Mg chelatase-like AAA ATPase — MLARVYSCAVIGLDGVLVEVEVDTGPGLPGMVIVGLPDTAVQESRERVQSAIKNTGLLFPRKRVTVNLAPASVRKEGPAYDLPIALGVLAASEQIPVEAFEGSLVIGELSLDGSVRHVRGVLPMAAVAREQGISRVFVPKADAAEAALLPNLEVIPVESLAELVAHLKHTISIPPHPPTQPENIPIEVATDFSEIKGQEHVKRALEVAAAGGHNLLMIGPPGSGKTLLARALPAILPQMTIDEALDVTRIYSVADQLPEDIPLIRSRPFRAPHHTISHAGLVGGGNQPHPGEISLAHRGVLFLDELPEFGSRVLEVLRQPMEDKIVTISRAQGSLTFPANFQLVAAMNPCPCGYYGDPVKPCTCSPGTVVKYQKRISGPLLDRIDIFVSVPRIDYEKLSDRRAGESVESVRERVEKARRLQRQRFEASNGTSCNAEMRPAEIRKYCTLNSAASNLMKTAMVQMDLSARAYHRILKLARTIADLADSEEIQPIHLAEALQYRPKDLFI, encoded by the coding sequence ATGCTCGCCCGGGTATATTCCTGTGCCGTCATTGGACTCGATGGGGTACTGGTCGAAGTAGAAGTAGATACTGGTCCAGGTCTACCGGGTATGGTGATTGTAGGATTGCCCGATACCGCAGTGCAGGAAAGTCGCGAACGGGTACAATCGGCCATTAAAAACACAGGGTTACTTTTCCCGCGAAAGAGAGTCACTGTCAACCTCGCTCCAGCCTCGGTGCGCAAAGAGGGCCCGGCTTATGATTTGCCGATTGCTCTGGGGGTCCTGGCAGCAAGTGAACAAATCCCTGTTGAAGCCTTTGAAGGCAGTTTGGTCATTGGAGAACTTTCGTTAGACGGTAGCGTACGCCATGTACGCGGGGTGCTTCCCATGGCAGCAGTCGCCAGGGAACAGGGCATTTCTCGCGTTTTTGTCCCCAAAGCCGATGCAGCGGAAGCCGCTTTACTTCCTAACCTTGAAGTGATCCCTGTAGAGTCTCTGGCCGAACTTGTGGCTCATTTGAAACACACCATCAGCATTCCTCCACATCCTCCTACCCAACCAGAAAATATCCCTATTGAAGTTGCCACCGATTTCAGCGAGATCAAAGGGCAGGAACATGTCAAACGGGCTTTAGAAGTGGCGGCGGCTGGAGGACATAATCTCCTGATGATTGGACCACCGGGCTCGGGAAAGACCCTTCTGGCAAGAGCCCTGCCGGCAATTTTGCCACAGATGACCATTGATGAGGCTCTGGATGTCACCCGGATTTATTCCGTTGCCGATCAACTCCCTGAGGATATTCCACTGATACGTTCGCGTCCTTTCAGGGCACCCCATCATACCATCAGCCATGCGGGATTGGTTGGAGGAGGGAATCAACCCCACCCCGGTGAAATCTCCCTGGCACACCGCGGGGTATTGTTTTTGGATGAACTTCCAGAATTTGGTTCCAGAGTCCTGGAAGTTTTACGCCAACCCATGGAAGATAAAATCGTCACCATTAGCCGTGCACAAGGATCCTTAACCTTTCCTGCCAACTTCCAACTAGTGGCGGCCATGAATCCCTGCCCCTGCGGGTATTACGGAGATCCGGTCAAACCCTGTACATGTTCGCCGGGCACTGTGGTTAAGTATCAAAAAAGAATTTCCGGTCCCCTGCTGGACCGAATTGACATCTTTGTCTCGGTACCACGGATTGATTACGAGAAATTAAGCGACCGCCGCGCAGGGGAATCGGTAGAAAGCGTACGAGAACGAGTGGAAAAAGCCCGAAGGCTTCAACGACAACGATTTGAAGCATCCAACGGCACTTCCTGCAACGCCGAGATGCGCCCTGCTGAAATTAGAAAGTACTGCACATTAAATAGCGCGGCCAGCAACTTGATGAAAACCGCCATGGTTCAAATGGATCTCTCCGCGAGGGCATATCATCGCATCTTAAAACTTGCCCGGACCATTGCAGACCTGGCAGACAGTGAAGAGATTCAGCCCATACACCTGGCAGAAGCTCTGCAGTACCGCCCAAAAGACTTATTCATTTGA
- a CDS encoding PAC2 family protein yields MGNEVQILVEPVPQAQYMILGWRQWADAGAVSSGLPVYLIEKYQGKLVAQINPHGYYLFQIPGTHDLIRPVIHFHNGFPQSLEVPENHFFLINRGTTSILVFIGDEPHLNVEEYVQAILKVAKLFGVQKMIGLGGVYGEFPYDKERDISGSYSLQEMHQEVEDLSLRLTNYHGGVSIGSYLCKRAGDEHLPYIGMYAMVPYYDLSPLLNIEQTLRIENDYMAWLGILRRVNYLFKTDFDVLDLAQKSRKLIREVSQEIQELSGQMPEAGIQAYFENLSKNFRENPFIPLEDVWEEHLRKILKKMEDEGEEG; encoded by the coding sequence ATGGGAAATGAAGTTCAAATTTTAGTGGAGCCAGTACCTCAGGCTCAATACATGATCCTGGGGTGGCGTCAGTGGGCGGATGCCGGAGCAGTTTCTTCCGGGCTTCCGGTTTATTTAATTGAAAAGTATCAGGGGAAATTGGTGGCGCAAATCAATCCCCATGGATATTACCTTTTTCAAATCCCCGGTACTCATGACTTAATTAGACCGGTGATTCATTTTCATAATGGGTTTCCACAGAGTCTTGAGGTGCCAGAGAATCACTTTTTTCTCATAAACCGGGGAACAACCAGCATTCTGGTGTTTATTGGAGATGAACCTCATCTGAATGTTGAAGAATATGTGCAGGCAATTTTGAAAGTGGCAAAGTTATTCGGGGTGCAAAAGATGATAGGTTTAGGGGGCGTTTACGGCGAATTCCCTTACGATAAGGAACGGGACATCTCCGGTAGTTACAGTCTTCAGGAAATGCACCAAGAGGTGGAGGATTTGAGCCTGCGGCTGACTAATTACCATGGAGGAGTAAGTATTGGTTCTTACCTGTGCAAGCGTGCGGGGGATGAACACCTCCCTTATATTGGTATGTATGCAATGGTGCCTTATTATGACTTGTCTCCGTTACTGAATATTGAGCAAACGCTTCGGATTGAAAATGACTACATGGCATGGTTGGGAATTTTACGAAGAGTTAATTACCTTTTTAAGACCGATTTTGATGTTCTGGACCTGGCTCAAAAAAGTCGGAAGTTGATTCGGGAGGTTTCTCAAGAAATTCAGGAACTTTCCGGGCAGATGCCAGAAGCCGGGATTCAGGCATATTTCGAGAATCTTTCAAAGAATTTTAGGGAGAATCCTTTTATCCCCTTAGAGGATGTTTGGGAAGAGCACCTTCGGAAAATTCTCAAGAAAATGGAAGACGAGGGGGAAGAAGGGTAA
- a CDS encoding pentapeptide repeat-containing protein, which yields MAEFSRYEIYILLNQPKPLWLSHIDLSGMDLRGVMLSGATLIGANLSNVDLRGAVMVDANLGGANLRNAVLIGADLRRAHLRGADLRGADLREANLAEADLSEANLTGANLIDANLGAVDLTNANLTDADLTGTNAPDHRLLRAKSLAGTIMPDGQKHD from the coding sequence ATGGCAGAATTCTCAAGGTATGAAATTTATATTTTGCTCAACCAGCCCAAGCCTTTGTGGCTAAGCCATATTGACCTGAGCGGTATGGATTTGCGTGGGGTGATGCTTTCAGGAGCGACTTTGATTGGCGCCAATCTCTCTAATGTGGACTTGCGTGGGGCAGTGATGGTTGATGCTAACTTGGGCGGAGCCAATTTGAGGAATGCAGTCCTCATTGGAGCAGATTTAAGGCGGGCGCATCTTCGTGGGGCTGACTTGCGCGGGGCAGACCTGCGAGAAGCCAATCTGGCGGAAGCCGATTTATCAGAAGCCAACCTTACTGGTGCAAATCTTATTGATGCCAACCTTGGTGCGGTTGACTTAACCAATGCCAATCTAACCGATGCAGATCTAACCGGGACGAACGCCCCTGATCATCGTTTGTTGAGAGCCAAATCGCTGGCAGGAACGATCATGCCCGACGGACAAAAACACGATTAG
- a CDS encoding carbohydrate kinase family protein, whose product MNTIEKTVVVAGHICLDIFPDMTHLPPGQLMKLLQPGHLILTKGVALCTGGPVSNTGLSLHLLGVPVHLIARIGDDPFGWIVRKLVEQYGVQLAQGLRVEKYSSTSYSIILSAPEVDRIFLHSPGANDEFGMEDIDESWLSQASLFHFGYPPVMKRMVQNRGEELTKIFREVKSFGLTTSLDMALPDPQSEGGKVDWREILGRLLPYVDIFSPSFEELLFMLHRQEWEEFYRTSSSENILRIATPERMSLLGEELVTLGAKIVLLKMGDQGVYLKTSSNWSPMDFGKVQPVPFDEWQNREIRGACFQVNVMGTTGAGDATIAGFLAAFLRGFSPVDAMNAALAVGASNVEAEDALSGIRGWSETLSRIQAGWQRRDLLYPLSGWMALQDGIWEKINQEKN is encoded by the coding sequence ATGAACACAATTGAGAAGACTGTGGTTGTAGCGGGGCATATTTGCCTGGATATTTTTCCGGATATGACACACTTACCGCCCGGGCAGTTAATGAAACTCCTTCAGCCCGGACACTTGATTTTGACTAAAGGGGTAGCGTTGTGCACCGGTGGTCCTGTATCCAATACGGGCTTGTCTTTACATCTCTTGGGTGTTCCTGTTCACCTTATTGCCAGGATTGGGGATGATCCCTTTGGCTGGATTGTCCGTAAACTGGTAGAACAATACGGCGTTCAATTGGCACAGGGTTTGAGGGTAGAGAAGTATTCCTCCACTTCTTATTCCATCATCTTGAGTGCCCCTGAGGTTGATCGTATTTTCCTCCATTCTCCTGGGGCTAATGATGAATTTGGTATGGAGGATATAGATGAGTCGTGGCTTTCTCAGGCTAGTCTCTTCCATTTTGGATACCCTCCGGTGATGAAGCGCATGGTTCAGAATCGTGGGGAGGAATTAACGAAAATTTTCCGTGAAGTCAAATCCTTTGGACTGACCACGTCTCTGGATATGGCTTTACCGGATCCCCAATCCGAAGGAGGAAAGGTTGATTGGAGAGAAATTCTCGGGCGTCTTTTACCTTATGTGGATATCTTTTCGCCCAGTTTTGAAGAATTGCTTTTTATGTTGCATAGACAGGAATGGGAGGAGTTTTACCGCACCTCTTCCTCGGAAAACATACTTCGTATAGCAACACCAGAACGGATGAGCCTGTTGGGTGAGGAATTGGTTACATTGGGGGCAAAAATAGTCTTGCTCAAAATGGGGGATCAAGGAGTATATTTGAAAACTTCTTCAAACTGGTCCCCCATGGATTTTGGCAAAGTGCAGCCTGTGCCGTTTGATGAATGGCAAAACCGCGAAATTCGGGGCGCATGTTTCCAGGTCAACGTTATGGGAACCACTGGTGCCGGGGATGCTACGATTGCAGGTTTTCTTGCTGCCTTCTTAAGAGGATTTTCTCCGGTAGATGCCATGAACGCTGCTCTTGCAGTGGGAGCCTCCAATGTAGAGGCAGAGGATGCTCTCAGCGGGATTAGAGGCTGGAGTGAAACCCTTTCAAGGATCCAGGCTGGGTGGCAGAGAAGGGACCTGCTTTACCCGCTTTCTGGATGGATGGCGCTGCAGGATGGAATTTGGGAAAAGATTAATCAAGAAAAAAATTAA
- a CDS encoding glycosyltransferase family 2 protein, translating to MIYGKKGLSRNFLSPDLTGWLLVNCSIVIRAFNESRHLPRLLEGIRHQTVQDVEVILVDSGSTDSTVAIAQSYGAKICHIPSREFTFGRSLNLGISESTREFIVIASAHVYPVYPDWLERLLEPFSDPQVGLTYGKQRGPQTAKFSEKQIFYQWFPEKSNWQQNTPFCNNANAAIRRFLWEKHPYDETLTGLEDVAWAKWAVSQGYRVAYVSEAEIIHIHQETPKGVYNRYRREAMAFKRIFPEAHFSLYDFFRLSIENIFYDTWYALRQKTPLGDITSIFWFRLMQFWGTYRGYRHPGVVTPQLRETFYYPRGIQNVGDEQRQDVDPISYSAENSQKTALKN from the coding sequence ATGATTTATGGTAAGAAGGGGTTGTCTCGAAATTTTTTAAGTCCTGACTTGACGGGGTGGTTGCTTGTGAATTGTTCCATTGTGATCCGCGCTTTCAATGAATCAAGACACTTGCCCAGACTATTGGAAGGCATTCGACATCAAACGGTTCAAGATGTTGAAGTTATTCTGGTGGACTCGGGGTCAACCGATTCCACGGTGGCAATTGCACAATCGTACGGCGCAAAAATTTGCCATATCCCATCCAGAGAATTTACATTTGGGCGCTCATTGAATTTGGGCATTTCCGAGTCCACAAGAGAATTTATTGTTATCGCCAGTGCTCATGTTTATCCTGTTTATCCCGATTGGCTCGAACGATTGCTGGAGCCTTTTAGCGATCCTCAGGTGGGCTTGACCTATGGAAAACAACGCGGACCACAAACCGCAAAGTTCTCGGAAAAACAAATTTTCTACCAGTGGTTTCCCGAAAAGAGCAATTGGCAACAGAACACACCGTTCTGTAACAATGCAAATGCTGCTATCCGGCGTTTTCTCTGGGAAAAGCATCCTTACGACGAAACCCTTACCGGATTAGAGGATGTTGCCTGGGCAAAATGGGCAGTAAGTCAGGGGTATCGGGTAGCGTATGTCTCCGAAGCGGAAATTATTCATATCCATCAGGAAACCCCTAAAGGGGTTTATAACCGTTATCGACGGGAAGCAATGGCGTTCAAACGGATTTTCCCTGAAGCCCATTTCAGTTTGTATGATTTTTTCCGGCTGAGCATAGAGAACATTTTTTATGATACTTGGTATGCTTTGAGACAAAAAACTCCATTGGGTGACATCACTTCTATATTTTGGTTCCGTTTGATGCAGTTTTGGGGCACCTACAGAGGGTATCGTCATCCTGGCGTGGTGACACCCCAGTTAAGAGAAACATTCTATTACCCTCGCGGGATTCAGAATGTTGGTGACGAGCAACGCCAGGATGTTGACCCCATTTCTTACTCGGCAGAAAATTCTCAAAAAACAGCCCTGAAGAATTGA